GGCCCGGACCGCGGCGGTCCACTGCGCGGCGTCGGCCCCGTGCTCGAGGGCGACGGCGCCCGCGACGTAGTCCAGGCTGCGCAGCATCCCCGCGACGTCCCGCAGGGGTGAGTCGGGCAGTGCCCGCTCGGCCAGCGGCCGCAGCGGCTCGCCCTCGAAGTCCAGCAGCACCCAGCCCCGCTCGGGCACCAGCAGCACCTGGCCCAGGTGGAGATCGCCGTGGATGCGCTGCATGGCGGGCCACGGCACCCCGGCCGCGGCGTCCAGCAGCGACTCCAGGTGCTCGCGATGGGCGGCGACCTGCGGCACCTCCGCTGCGACCTCCTCGACGCGGCGTCGCATCTGGGCGAGCATGCCGGAGACCATCTGCTCGTCGGCGGCGACGGTGCCGAGCGCGGCGGTGAGGTCGCGGTGCACCTCGGCGAGGGTGGAGCCCAGGTGCCGGGCCGCCTCGGTGAAGTCCTCCCCGGCCAGGGCCAGGCGCAGCGCCACCCGCCAGGCGTCCTCGACCCCGGGCAGGAACTCCTGGGCGAACAGGCCATGGGTGCGCAGCCCCGCGGTGCGCACGGTCGCCGAGCCCACCACGGCGGGCACGCGCGTCGAGCCCTGGCGCGTCAGCGCGCCCTGCAGCACCACATCGGGGTTCTCGCCGTCCTGCAGCACCCGGAACAGCTTCACGATCAGCGGCGATGCGCCCTCGGTCTCCACGATCAGGGAGGTGTTGGACTGCTCCCCGGACAGGATCCTGGAGCGCATCGCCCGGCCCAGCGGCAGCGGTGCGTCGGGCGCGGTGCGGTGGGAGGCGAGGCTCAGGCCCGGCCCCGCGGCGCCGTCACCGGAGACCAGGGTCGCGATGAGCGCGGCGCGACCGTCGGCGTCGCGGGCCGCGTCGTCCACCCGCAGCGGCCCGCCGGGCACCGCGAGCACGCCCACCTCGGCGCCCTCCTCCCGTGCGGGGGAGGGAGCGTCGGGCCGACGCAGCACGAGCGGCACCTGGTACAGCGCCTCCGCGCCGTGCTCGAGGCGCACCGCGGCGACGACCAGCACGACCACGTGGTCCGGCGCGACGCGCAGGGTCGCCCAGCCGTCGATCGCGATCGTCGGGGTGCCGGCCCCCTTGTGGGCGTACCAGCGCTGGGCGGGCATCCAGGCGGCCAGGAGCTCCGGCAGCAGGTCCAGGACCTCGCCCAGCGGCGGCAGGGCGGTCACGTCGAGCAGGGCGGTGGGGCGCATCTCGTCCATGTCGACACTCTACGGTCGGCCCCGCCGCGCCGTCGCGACTCCGACATCATCACCTCCGACATCATCGCCTCCGACATCATCGCTCCCGACGTCATCGCCCGTCATCATCGCCCCGTCGGCGAGCCCGCCCCCGGGGCGTCCCGGGCGGCGTTGCTACCCTGGGGCGGTGCCCGAGCCGTCGCCCCGCCCCGCGCCCGCGCGCCCGGGCGATCGCGCGCGTCGGGCGCTCCGCCCGCCGCTGAGTCGTCCGCCCCGTCGACCGCTGAGCAGCCTGCTGCACCGGCCCCTGGGCCGTGTCGCGGCCCTCGCCGCCGCCGGCGCGCTCGCCGCGGTGACCGCGCTGCCCGCCGCCGCGCTCGGCGAGGACGGCCCCTTCGACTTCCCGGCCGAGACACAGAGCCTCGAGATGATCCCCGGCTCGGTCACGCGCATCCCGCTGCGGGCGCTGGTGCAGGACGACGTCGAGGCCGAGGTGGACCTCGACGCCGCGCGACTGGCTGTCCCCGAGGACCTCGCGCCGGGTCTGGCGGAGAGGATGCAGCTCGGCACCGACTCCCGCAGCATCGTCGTCGAGGACGAGGGGACCTGGTCGCTGCTCGGTCAGGACCTCGTGTTCACGCCGCTGGTGGGTGTGGACGGGCCGACGCTCCCGATCTCGCTGACGGTGGGGAGCCTGCACGACAGCCGTTCGCTGCCGGTCGTGCTCACGCCGGAGCTGCTCGAGCTGGAGGAGATCTCTGTCCACGGCTCCGCTGGTGCCCCCACCGCGGTGGGCCTGCCGGGGGCAGTCCCGGCCGACGGGACCGTGCGGCTCGAGCTGGCAGGGCTGCCGGCGGGCTCCACGGTGGTCGAGGACGGCAGCCGGGCGATCGTCCCCAGCCAGGGCACCTGGCAGCTCTCCGAGGACCGCACCGCCCTCACCCACACCCCGGCAGGTCCCGGGCTCGGCCGGCAGCTCGACCCCGTACGCCTGGTCGTCGAGGACGAGGAGGGCGCGGTGGAGCGCGCCGCGCGGGTGACCCTCACCGTCCCGATCATCTCCGACCTCGACTGGTCTGCGCCCTACGGGGAGGACATCGTCTTCGTGGTCGGGGAGGGCCAGCAGTACGTCGACCCCACCACCCTGCGCCTGCAACCCCTCGGCGACCAGGAGTCCTACGAGGCCTCGGCCGACGGGACGCGCGTGGTCGTCCCCGGGGAGGGCGTGTGGGTGCTGGACCGCACCGCCGCGACCGTCCGCTTCTCGCCGGAGAGCGCGGAGGTCCATCAGACCGCGCCGATGGGCATCAGCGGCGGGGACGGCGAGGGGGCGACGGCGGCGACGGCCCTGCTGAGCACCGCCTACCCGGTCCTCACCTCCCGCGCCGAGGCCTCCGCCCCGGGCGCGGAGACCACCTTCGACCTCTCCACCGGCATCCGCGACGTGCGCTCGGACTCCCTGCGCTTCGCCTCCGCCGCCCTGCCGGAGGGGGCGACCCTCACGGCCGACGACACGGTCCTTGCGGTGCCGGGGGAGGGCATCTGGCGCATCGACCTGGAGAACCGCGCGGTCGTCATGACGCCGCAGGACGGCTTCTCCGGCGCGGCGACCCCCGTGCGCGTCACCGCGCGCGGCGTGTATGCGGACAACCCGGTCGAGGCGACGCTCGAGGCGGTCTACTCGCCCGTGATCGCCACCCTGCGCGACGACGAGGCCCGCACCCCGCCGGAGCAGACCGTCACCGTGGACGTGCTGGCCAACGACACCGCCGGCAGCGCCGCACAGCCCCTGGACCCGGCCTCCCTGCGGATCGGGTCCCTCGCGGCGGTGAACGTGTCCGAGCTCGAGGACGGGCGCGGTCAGCGCTTGGTGATCCCGGGGGAGGGGGTGTTCACGGTGGACGGCAACGGCGCGGTGGCCTTCACCCCGGCTGAGGGCTTCACGGGCCGGACCAGCACCATCGCCTACGACGTCGTGGACAGCGCCGGGGTCCCCGCCCACGCGAGCCTGGTCGTGGACGTGGACCCGGGGATCACCGTCGGTGCCGAGCAGGGTGCGCAGGTCAGCGGCATCAACAGCCTGCTGGTGGGGCTCATGCCCTCCGCACCGAGCACCGCCTTCGTGTTCGGCACGATCGTCATGCTGCTGCTCTTCGGCGGGGTCGTCTCGCTGTGGACCGGGACCCGCATGGAGGCCGACCGCCGCGACTGGGAGGACTGACTCCCGCTCGCGGGGCGGGCCGCGGGGAGCAGCCCCGGGTCAGCAGCCCTCGGGGGTCTCCACCGGCTGCTGGAGAGCGGCCGACGCGGTGCCCTCCTCGTCCAGTCCCGTGAACCCGTCGCCCAGCAGCAGGTCCACCGCCCTGCCCTCCCGGTTCCCGTCCAGCCGCAGCTGTGCGCCCTGGACCTGGGCGCGCAGGGACTGCGCGGCGAGATAGCCGTCGGGGCCGTGGACGATCGTGGCCGGGCCGCTCGCCGCGCCCGTGTTGCCGGTGCCCTGCAGGTCGTAGCCGCGGGCGGCGAGGTCCTCACCCACCCGGCCGGCGAGACCGCTGCGGGTGGTGCCGTTGAGCACGGTGACCGGCACATCGCCCGGCGCCGCGGGCAGTGCACCCGGCTCCGGACAGGTCAGCACCGTCTCCTCGGGACCGAAGGACTTCGGGGCGATCACCCCCGGCTCGGCGGCGGGCCGGCGCAGCTCCCCGACCGCGAACACGCCGATCGCGATCAGGGCGACGGTGAGCAGGGAGAAGATGGCCAGCTGCGTCGCGCGCAGGCGACGGGTGCGGCGCAGCCGCTGGTCGCGACGGCGCACGTCGTCGGCCGAGCGCCCGTAGGGGTGGGCATCGCGGTGGGAGGAGGGCTCCCGGGGGGAGGAGGACATGTGGTCGTCCGTCTCGGTGGTCGCAGCGGTGGCGGTGGCCGGGCGAGCTCAGTCGTCCAGCGGCCGGTAGCGGATGCCGAAGGCGTCCAGTCGCGGCAGGTGGGCGCGCAGGCGCTCCTCGAACTCGGCGTAGCTCTGCGCGGGCGAGCCCCAGGCGCGCTCGGCGAGAGCGCACAGACGCGGGAAGGCCATGTACTGGAACGCGGAGGCGTCGGGCAGGTACTCGGACCACAGCTGGGCCTGCAGTCCCAGGATCAGCCGCTCCTGGTCGCCGCCCAGCTTCTTGGGCAGCAGTCGGCCGGTGTACACGTCCTCGAGGGTGGTGCGGCCGCCGATGGCGAGCGGCTCGTCCGCGGGGGCTGCCTGGTAGTGGTCCAAGTACAGCAGGTCCGAGGTCGCCACGATGGTCTGGAAGCCGCGGTCGGTGGCGGTGGTGACGCCGGCCGGGTCGCGCCAGTTCATGATGATCGTGTCGTCGGGCAGGTGGGTCTCGAGGACTTCGTCCCAGGCGATGACGCGCTTGCCGTGCTCGCGCAGGACCTCGGAGGCGTAGGTCGTGAAGCGCCCCTGGATCTCGGAGATCCGGGTGAGGCCCCACTCGTTCAGGCGGGCCCGCGCCGCGGTCGAGCGCTCCCACTCGCCGGTCGGGCACTCGTCGCCGCCGATGTGGATGTAGGGGGCGGGGAAGATCGCCGCCACCTGGGTGAGGACGTCGCGCAGGAAGTCGAAGACCTGGTCCGAGACGCCGAGGACGTGGTCGGAGATCCCCCAGACCTCGCGCACTCCCACCTTCTGCTCGGGGAAGTTGCCGAGCTCCGGGTAGGCGGCGACGGCGGCCTGCATGTGCCCGGGCAGGTCGATCTCGGGCACGATCATGATGCCGCGCTTGCGCGCGTACTCGACGAGGCCCTTCAGCTCCTCCTGCGAGTAGGAGCCGCCGTGGCGCACGCCGTCGAAGGTCCAGCTGTCCTCGTCGGCGTCCATGCGCCCCACGAGGGTCTGGTCGCGCCAGGCGCCCACCTCGGTCAGGCGCGGGTAGCCCTTGATCTCCACGCGCCAGCCCTGGTCGTCGGTGAGGTGCAGGTGCAGCACGTTCAGGCGGTGCAGCGCCATCGCGTCGAGGAAGGTCTCGATCTCCTCGACCGGCAGGAAGTGGCGGGCCACGTCCAGGTGCAGGCCGCGCCAGGCGTACTTCGGGCTGTCGGCGATGGTGACGCAGGGGATGGACCCGTTCGCGCCGGTGACGATCTGGGCGAAGGTGTTGCGGCCGTCGGCCAGCGCGGCCTCGCTGCCGGCGGTCAGCGCCGCGCCCTGCGGGGAGATGGACAGCGAGTACTCGGTCAGCGGCAGATCGCTGTTGAGGCCGACGGAGAGCCCCTCCCACGGGTCGGTCGTCTCCCAGGTGCCTTCCGACCAGACGACGGAGCGGGGCAGCGGGACGAGAGCGATGGGGTCGGGCATCCGGATCTCCTGGTGGTCGAGGGCGATCGTGACCGTGCCAGTCTGCCATGGGGCAGGGCGCCTTCGGGGCTGTACGCGGCACCTTCGCCGATCACGGGCACCGTCGAGCGCGGGCGCGGTGCCGGCGTCGCGGGCATGTCGCGCGCGGTGCGGACAGGACGGAGCCCGGTCGGCGAGGCCGACCGGGCTCCGGGGCGCTGTCCTGCTCCTTCCCGGTGACGCGTGCGCGTCGAGCAGGGCATGCGCCGCTGGGTCCGGATCCGTGGGATCTGCGGGGCCGGGGTCGACCTGGTGGTCGGTCCGGCGTCCGACGGGGACTCAGCGCACGTCCGCGGGACTCAGCGGTAGGTCACGAAGACGTGCGGTGCGTTCCAGATGGAGCGCTCGACGACCTGCTGGCGAGAGCCGGAGGCGTCGATGATGCGGCCGTTCCCGACGTAGATGCCCATGTGGCCGTAGTCGTTGCCGGTGAAGGCGACGAGGTCGCCGGGCTGTGCCTCGGACTGGGAGATGATCCGGCCGCCGAAGGTGTAGCCCTTGGCCGTCTTGCGCGGCAGGTTGATCCCGGCCTGGTTGTACGCGTGGTACACGAGCCCCGAGCAGTCGAAGCCGGTGGACGGGGTCGAGCCGCCCCACGTGTAGCGCACGCCGATCTGGGCGCGGGCCGCGGAGATCACCGCGGCACCGTCCACGGACGTGCCGGTGGAGGCGCTGGAGCCCCCGGCAGGAGCGGTGGAGGCGCCGCTGGTGCCGTCGGCGGGGATGCGCACGGAGCCGCCCAGGGCGTTCCAGGTCTTCGGGCCGACCACGCCGTCCACGCCGATGCCGGCCGCGGACTGCAGGGCGCGGACCGCGCTCGCGGTGCCGGCGCCGAACACGCCGTCGACCGTCAGCGAGGCGCCGGAGGCGTTCAGCAGGTTCTGGAGGGTGCGCACGGAATCTCCGCGCGCACCCTGGCGGAGCTTCGGCTGGTCGCTCGTGGAGGCGGTCGCCACCGAGGCGGCGGCGGAGGTGCCGGTGAGGGTGGCCCAGGTCTTGGGGCCGACGACGCCGTCCACGGCGAGTCCCGCGGAGGCCTGCTGGGTGCGGACGGCCTTCAGGGTCGCGGCGCCGAAGACGCCGTCGGCGGAGAGGTCGGCACCCGAGGCGTTCAGCTGCTGCTGGAGGTAGGTCACCGCGCTGCCGCGGGCCCCGGGGCGGAGCTTCACGGAGGTGTACTGGGTGGTGGCGGGCAGGACGGTCGGCGCGGCGGGGGCGGGCACGACTCCGCGCACGGCCGAGGAGGTCGGGGCCGCGGGGGCCTGGGCCGAGGCGGACGCCGTGCCGGCGAGGGCGGCGGTCGCGGAGACGGCGCCGATGACGGCGACACCTCCCACGCCCTTGCCCACGGGGGCGGCGAGCCCTCGGTAGTCGATCACGGCACGGCCGGGAGCCCGGTGCGTGGCGTGCGCTGCGGTGCGGAACATCGGCGGGGTCTCCTTCTCTGTCGCCGCGCAGGACGGCCACGTGGCGAGGAGCCGCGGGGACGAGGGGGGCTGCGCCCGTCACACGAGGGAAGAGGAGGAAGCGACCGGTCCGGTGACGGGAGGGCGACGGCTCGGTGGGCGCCGCTTGAGAAGGGCGACGCCGCTGGTCACTTTATGTGCAGGACTCATGAAGTCGACAAGGAGGTTTACGCCGAGAAAAGCGGGAGTTTGCCAAGTTTTTGCCATCCAAGACCCATTTTCCGCGTGTTGCGCTGGAATGCAGAATTCCCGGGTAGTAACTACACCCCTGTGATTCGAGGTTCCGGCGTTTCCTCGGTGGGGTCCGGCGGGAGGGGGGTGGAGTCTGTGCAGGTGAGACGGGGTGTCTCCGGGAGTGGTGGAAATGTCCGAATCATCCATGGCGTGGGTTGCACCCTTTGTCCGAATTGCCGTATCGGTGGGTAGTACCGGGGAGTAAACGGCAGGTTTCCGAATCATGTCGACAACGGGAGCGTGTGGCGCGCGGAAGGGCCGCCGCAGAGGGTGGAGGGCGCAGAGGGCGGCGTGCACGGAGGGCGTAGAAAGCGAGGAGCGGCGGGATCCCTGAAGATCCCGCCGCTCCTCGCGGTGGTCGGGGTGACAGGATTTGAACCTGCGACCTTGCCGTCCCGAACGGCACGCGCTACCAAGCTGCGCCACACCCCGGTGGACCTCGCCGGAGCGGGTCACCGAGGAGCAACTCTAGCAGGCCCTGGGCCGCTCAGGCCCCCGTCGAGGGCCTCGGCGAGCGCAACGTGAGCAAGGTCGCCTCGGGCGGGGTGAGCAGGCGG
This genomic interval from Brachybacterium aquaticum contains the following:
- a CDS encoding phosphotransferase: MDEMRPTALLDVTALPPLGEVLDLLPELLAAWMPAQRWYAHKGAGTPTIAIDGWATLRVAPDHVVVLVVAAVRLEHGAEALYQVPLVLRRPDAPSPAREEGAEVGVLAVPGGPLRVDDAARDADGRAALIATLVSGDGAAGPGLSLASHRTAPDAPLPLGRAMRSRILSGEQSNTSLIVETEGASPLIVKLFRVLQDGENPDVVLQGALTRQGSTRVPAVVGSATVRTAGLRTHGLFAQEFLPGVEDAWRVALRLALAGEDFTEAARHLGSTLAEVHRDLTAALGTVAADEQMVSGMLAQMRRRVEEVAAEVPQVAAHREHLESLLDAAAGVPWPAMQRIHGDLHLGQVLLVPERGWVLLDFEGEPLRPLAERALPDSPLRDVAGMLRSLDYVAGAVALEHGADAAQWTAAVRAAFLEGWSGGAGTEGTPADGAGVPEATAVLLAAFEADKAVYEALYEARNRPGWLPIPLGALERLSAPGLSAPGGAAASAD
- a CDS encoding Ig-like domain-containing protein is translated as MPEPSPRPAPARPGDRARRALRPPLSRPPRRPLSSLLHRPLGRVAALAAAGALAAVTALPAAALGEDGPFDFPAETQSLEMIPGSVTRIPLRALVQDDVEAEVDLDAARLAVPEDLAPGLAERMQLGTDSRSIVVEDEGTWSLLGQDLVFTPLVGVDGPTLPISLTVGSLHDSRSLPVVLTPELLELEEISVHGSAGAPTAVGLPGAVPADGTVRLELAGLPAGSTVVEDGSRAIVPSQGTWQLSEDRTALTHTPAGPGLGRQLDPVRLVVEDEEGAVERAARVTLTVPIISDLDWSAPYGEDIVFVVGEGQQYVDPTTLRLQPLGDQESYEASADGTRVVVPGEGVWVLDRTAATVRFSPESAEVHQTAPMGISGGDGEGATAATALLSTAYPVLTSRAEASAPGAETTFDLSTGIRDVRSDSLRFASAALPEGATLTADDTVLAVPGEGIWRIDLENRAVVMTPQDGFSGAATPVRVTARGVYADNPVEATLEAVYSPVIATLRDDEARTPPEQTVTVDVLANDTAGSAAQPLDPASLRIGSLAAVNVSELEDGRGQRLVIPGEGVFTVDGNGAVAFTPAEGFTGRTSTIAYDVVDSAGVPAHASLVVDVDPGITVGAEQGAQVSGINSLLVGLMPSAPSTAFVFGTIVMLLLFGGVVSLWTGTRMEADRRDWED
- a CDS encoding LytR C-terminal domain-containing protein, which produces MSSSPREPSSHRDAHPYGRSADDVRRRDQRLRRTRRLRATQLAIFSLLTVALIAIGVFAVGELRRPAAEPGVIAPKSFGPEETVLTCPEPGALPAAPGDVPVTVLNGTTRSGLAGRVGEDLAARGYDLQGTGNTGAASGPATIVHGPDGYLAAQSLRAQVQGAQLRLDGNREGRAVDLLLGDGFTGLDEEGTASAALQQPVETPEGC
- a CDS encoding beta-N-acetylhexosaminidase — encoded protein: MPDPIALVPLPRSVVWSEGTWETTDPWEGLSVGLNSDLPLTEYSLSISPQGAALTAGSEAALADGRNTFAQIVTGANGSIPCVTIADSPKYAWRGLHLDVARHFLPVEEIETFLDAMALHRLNVLHLHLTDDQGWRVEIKGYPRLTEVGAWRDQTLVGRMDADEDSWTFDGVRHGGSYSQEELKGLVEYARKRGIMIVPEIDLPGHMQAAVAAYPELGNFPEQKVGVREVWGISDHVLGVSDQVFDFLRDVLTQVAAIFPAPYIHIGGDECPTGEWERSTAARARLNEWGLTRISEIQGRFTTYASEVLREHGKRVIAWDEVLETHLPDDTIIMNWRDPAGVTTATDRGFQTIVATSDLLYLDHYQAAPADEPLAIGGRTTLEDVYTGRLLPKKLGGDQERLILGLQAQLWSEYLPDASAFQYMAFPRLCALAERAWGSPAQSYAEFEERLRAHLPRLDAFGIRYRPLDD
- a CDS encoding C40 family peptidase, with translation MFRTAAHATHRAPGRAVIDYRGLAAPVGKGVGGVAVIGAVSATAALAGTASASAQAPAAPTSSAVRGVVPAPAAPTVLPATTQYTSVKLRPGARGSAVTYLQQQLNASGADLSADGVFGAATLKAVRTQQASAGLAVDGVVGPKTWATLTGTSAAASVATASTSDQPKLRQGARGDSVRTLQNLLNASGASLTVDGVFGAGTASAVRALQSAAGIGVDGVVGPKTWNALGGSVRIPADGTSGASTAPAGGSSASTGTSVDGAAVISAARAQIGVRYTWGGSTPSTGFDCSGLVYHAYNQAGINLPRKTAKGYTFGGRIISQSEAQPGDLVAFTGNDYGHMGIYVGNGRIIDASGSRQQVVERSIWNAPHVFVTYR